One genomic region from Magallana gigas chromosome 3, xbMagGiga1.1, whole genome shotgun sequence encodes:
- the LOC105326034 gene encoding uncharacterized protein isoform X1, with amino-acid sequence MAEAASLSSSSTDTLLEKTYIYAENPYGSACGIYKQSDVCILTCDRSKCYAPHYASFISLSKGGNLPIDVYSLKMSEMNRSEEQESNAVIFAIFVCKHNQKHFEQCWRRLRVNSIVVLGSVGKIMSDVPECCYRNIERKENMLQFYYEIKSAVLKNRDDNVYHEIDSNSLCEMKKDAIKSYQRADRKHKHKPFTVETTETYKENKTKLTIGTTDTYNEDKKEHSSHSEKARDVYLDVQTLLPSQSHLGSFVFQSYILPMENYDELENKHPEDIVSRYNEGRCKNSIDFEKYIGTTLIKKCVDGKYIHCLVKILSCQKRRIQLNAFRYIEKMLYSLDVRLCNTQDLLHGITDLLSLVELWSGDQELLLLLLNSALTMLIILFMSFNARVDVSIKNDTRDVCKNAKEKMNKVEHLHNTDEILTSAFDNLRKSAECFCDHLETVSVLRMGNWSDAMKKNSNREKIIKDFPEMSELEQSTVIFGLLNQVMIQAGGNQTTLFNILCTCIETTLNIRRKDNISIFPMLQLTTKMMNMTLETSYYQAEETMNVFSLYLDDVIVHQSVRKFLLKEIECLLFHKDKLIVNKMFSFMSKIRMHLPYDLRQITVSHVEKSLQPLDISIDSETNSTGSNTISSPQWTTFKGAVNNKNVSVHILIPSKDCIMKGIMEDYRKNSTQKDLLKEHEQQRDVLYLLCREGKTPLVLPLVAFQCRPLPPFYITLQDQNSVLLSDYLLSKRNWKDWVPFRKLCTMAADILNAVKFLHSRDIIHRGLTASCFSVREDGSVYLSNLVTASDGHLSEFIAECTRQPLRWSAPESILYDKYSKESDVYMVGQLLYELFTHGCHPYTELYGYSLDYVLELIVFQNLKPRQWPCIPKAIHEVILHFVNYDPPKRRSLNNGLRDLNNILLEFPSYRASRKRLSQSHKEDLRYPDIDPLLPKEPQTELPTFFQQIKNQIGKTNPSMYYENLGKSKRRTSNSLAISEADITSSEVPYILKEDSKLIVDEPVSEKFFKVYFTDLSESPLQETLNILNWPPSVEKSDAFILHFTTCVSGESLSQLSLRRCFGDPDDEENKLKYSWLVHLAVHFIGLLHERNWILRDICCQNLYLSSNMQKVFSTKLGRMAYLRQQDGLDDSIIDEIFFDRKNWFPLEVLQHKRYSKEGDVYMLAMAIYEFYMGLQINLESPVLSYLNCIPFCKIPKDELTKHLLSGEVPQQPIYCPDELYEIMVKCWNRDRTRRPSCSEFLQVATSLVKENVYFSFYIHAKDGWHNQGTPPLPPRSSNTLSNSTITVPCNQKDKTNGSIDNRGIGYQSTLKYDNVAQRQFSSSQGFDRKDSKRSNLRRVNYFNFGSLRKSRFESQSDYQLCKTISPQGSVDNLSIHSLYASVTSATNSSLRSSFSLANKSSDSSLSLANANSDSSISLANKSSEWSFPVENASLDSDLSIANLSSSDSVFSKGPDQNHISVTTLMTAMTEKTKDLETVTLDPPPVACRYDAALLVDKDQKIEEDYSYAQTQNGEDNLDYVNQDVEEEDSFLTPVFV; translated from the exons ATGGCGGAAGCCGCTTCACTTAGTAGTAGTTCAACAGACACACTTCTAGAGAAGACATATATATATGCAGAGAATCCATATGGATCAGCCTGTGGTATATATAAGCAGTCGGATGTTTGCATTTTGACTTGTGACCGTTCTAAATGCTATGCCCCTCACTATGCATCGTTTATATCTCTCAGTAAGGGAGGCAACCTACCGATAGATGTTTACAGTTTGAAAATGTCTGAAATGAACAGATCTGAAGAACAAGAATCAAATGCTGTTATATTTGCAATCTTTGTATGCAAACATAACCAGAAACATTTCGAACAATGCTGGAGAAGACTAAGAGTGAATTCTATCGTTGTTTTAGGAAGCGTAGGAAAAATAATGTCTGATGTACCTGAATGTTGTTATCGTAAcattgaaagaaaagaaaacatgttacagttttattatgaaataaagtCAGCAGTATTAAAAAACAGAGATGATAACGTTTACCATGAAATCGATAGCAATTCCCTAtgtgaaatgaaaaaagatGCTATAAAATCTTACCAAAGGGCTGACCGGAAACACAAACATAAACCATTTACTGTTGAAACAACTGAAAcgtacaaagaaaacaagacaAAGTTAACTATTGGGACAACTGACACTTACAACGAAGACAAGAAAGAGCATTCAAGTCATTCTGAAAAAGCGAGAGATGTATATCTGGACGTACAAACTCTACTGCCTTCGCAAAGTCATTTAGGCTCATTTGTTTTCCAAAGCTATATTTTACCAATGGAAAACTATGATG AATTAGAAAACAAGCATCCGGAAGATATTGTCTCAAGATACAATGAAGGAAGATGCAAAAATTCGATTGATTtcgaaaaatatattggtaccactttgataaaaaaatgtgttgatGGCAAATACATTCATTGCTTAGTTAAAATTCTATCGTGCCAAAAAAGAAGAATCCAACTTAACGCCTTTAGAtacattgaaaaaatgttatattcatTAGATGTACGACTCTGCAACACTCAGGATTTACTGCATGGAATCACTGACCTACTTTCGTTGGTTGAACTATGGTCTGGTGATCAGGAACTTCTTCTTCTATTATTGAATAGTGCGTTGACCATGTTAATCATTCTCTTCATGTCCTTTAACGCAAGAGTGGACGTTTCTATCAAAAATGACACCAGAGACGTATGTAAAAACGCCAAAGAGAAAATGAATAAGGTGGAACATCTTCATAACACCGATGAAATACTGACAAGCGCCTTTGATAACCTTCGGAAATCCGCCGAATGTTTTTGTGATCACTTGGAAACGGTGTCGGTACTTCGAATGGGAAACTGGTCAGATGCAATGAAGAAAAACAGCAACAGagagaaaataataaaagacttTCCTGAAATGAGTGAGTTAGAGCAGTCTACGGTAATATTCGGCCTTTTAAATCAG GTTATGATTCAGGCAGGCGGAAATCAGACCACTCTTTTTAACATATTGTGTACTTGCATAGAAACGACCTTAAATATAAGAAGGAAAGACAATATTTCAATCTTCCCCATGCTTCAACTAACAACCAAAATGATGAATATGACCTTAGAGACGTCATATTACCAAG cTGAAGAAACCATGAATGTATTCAGTTTGTACTTAGATGATGTGATTGTCCATCAATCTGTTCGAAAGTTCCTTCTGAAAGAAATTGAGTGTTTGCTTTTTCATAAAGACAAACTCATCGTcaacaaaatgttttcttttatgaGCAAAATCAGGATGCATTTGCCCTATGATCTAAGACAGATCACAGTTTCTCACGTCGAAAAATCGCTTCAACCGTTGGATATATCCATTGACAGCGAAACCAACTCCACTGGTAGCAACACAATATCTAGTCCACAATGGACAACGTTTAAAGGGGCTGTGAATAATAAAAACGTTAGTGTTCACATTCTCATACCATCTAAAGACTGCATTATGAAAGGAATAATGGAAGATTACAGAAAAAACTCAACACAGAAAGATCTTCTCAAAGAACACGAACAGCAGAGAGATGTGCTCTATTTGTTATGCCGTGAAGGAAAGACGCCGCTAGTTTTGCCTCTTGTTGCATTTCAGTGTCGACCGCTACCGCCTTTTTACATCACATTACAAGATCAAAATAGTGTACTCCTGTCCGATTATCTTTTGTCAAAAAGAAACTGGAAAGACTGGGTTCCATTTAGAAAGCTTTGTACAATGGCAGCTGATATTCTAAACGCTGTGAAGTTTTTGCATTCCAGAGACATTATTCATCGTGGTCTCACTGCATCTTGTTTTTCTGTCAGAGAAGACGGATCGGTTTACCTGTCAAATCTTGTCACTGCATCAGATGGCCATTTATCGGAATTCATAGCAG AATGCACAAGACAGCCCCTAAGATGGTCCGCCCCGGAGTCAATCCTGTACGATAAATACAGTAAAGAGAGTGATGTGTACATGGTTGGACAACTCCTTTACGAACTGTTTACACATGGATGTCATCCATATACAGAGCTTTATGGATATTCTTTAGATTATGTTTTGGAATTG ATTGTCTTTCAAAATCTTAAACCAAGACAGTGGCCATGCATTCCAAAGGCAATTCACGAAGTCATATTGCATTTTGTAAATTACGATCCCCCAAAAAGGAGATCTTTGAATAATGGACTAAGAGACCTTAACAATATCTTGCTTGAATTTCCGTCATATCGAG CTTCTAGAAAAAGACTGAGTCAATCACACAAAGAGGACCTACGATATCCAGATATTGATCCTTTACTGCCTAAAGAACCACAGACA GAACTACCAACATTCTTTCAACAAATTAAGAATCAGATTGGTA AGACAAACCCTTCAATGTATTATGAAAATTTGGGTAAATCCAAGAGGAGGACTAGTAATAGTCTTGCAATATCTGAAGCCGATATTACTTCCAGTGAAGTCCCATATATATTAAAAGAG gATTCCAAACTAATAGTAGATGAGCCAGTATCCGAAAAGTTCTTTAAAGTGTACTTTACCGATCTTAGCGAATCCCCACTCCAAGAAACTCTAAACATATTGAATTGGCCGCCTTCTGTGGAGAAATCGGACGCCTTTATTTTG CATTTTACAACATGTGTGTCTGGGGAATCACTCTCACAACTGTCACTGAGGAGGTGCTTTGGAGACCCAGAcgatgaagaaaataaattgaaatattcttGGCTCGTACACCTTGCCGTGCACTTTATTGGTTTGTTACACGAGAGGAACTGGATCTTACGTGACATATGCTGTCAGAATCTGTATTTGAGCAGCAACATGCAAAAG GTGTTCAGCACAAAACTAGGGCGAATGGCGTACCTAAGACAACAGGATGGTTTGGATGACAGTatcattgatgaaattttctttgatCGTAAAAACTG GTTCCCTCTTGAAGTTTTGCAACATAAGCGATATTCCAAAGAAGGAGACGTGTACATGCTTGCAATGGCAATATACGAGTTCTACATGGGCCTTCAAATAAATTTAGAGAGTCCCGTTTTGTCGTATTTGAACTGTATTCCCTTTTGTAAAATTCCAAAAGATGAG TTAACTAAACATCTTTTGTCTGGAGAGGTGCCACAACAGCCTATATATTGTCCTGACGAACTTTATGAGATAATGGTCAAGTGTTGGAACAGAGATAGAACCAGGAGACCCTCCTGTTCTGAATTCCTACAGGTTGCAACCAG CTTAGTGAAAGAGAATGTATACTTTTCCTTCTACATTCATGCAAAAGATGGATGGCATAACCAGGGTACTCCTCCCCTTCCACCAAGAAGTTCAAATACCTTATCCAATTCAACAATTACAGTACCATGTAATCAAAAAGACAAAACCAACGGATCAATAGACAACCGTGGCATTGGGTATCAAAGTACACTTAAGTACGATAACGTTGCCCAAAGACAGTTTTCTTCCTCTCAGGGATTTGATAGGAAGGATTCAAAACGCAGCAATTTGAGGAGGGTTAATTATTTTAACTTTGGATCCTTGCGCAAATCAAGGTTTGAAAGTCAAAGTGATTATCAATTATGTAAAACTATATCGCCTCAGGGTAGTGTGGATAATTTAAGTATCCACAGTCTCTATGCTTCGGTTACCTCCGCCACAAATTCGAGTTTACGCTCGAGTTTTTCATTGGCAAATAAAAGTTCAGACTCGAGTTTATCACTGGCAAATGCAAATTCAGACTCGAGTATTTCATTGGCAAATAAAAGTTCAGAATGGAGTTTCCCAGTGGAAAATGCTAGTTTAGACTCGGATTTATCTATAGCAAATTTAAGTTCTAGTGATTCTGTCTTTTCAAAAGGACCTGACCAAAATCACATATCAGTTACAACGCTGATGACAGCGATGACtgaaaaaacaaaagatttagaaaCAGTCACATTAGATCCACCGCCAGTTGCCTGTAGGTATGACGCAGCATTACTTGTAGATAAGGACCAAAAAATTGAGGAAGATTATAGTTATGCACAAACCCAGAATGGTGAAGACAATTTAGATTATGTGAACCAAGATGTTGAAGAGGAAGACAGTTTTCTGACCCCAGTGTTTGTATAA
- the LOC136273471 gene encoding uncharacterized protein: MDVTSLYTNIPHDEGIAACKEVWDAREVQIPSTEYLTKLLEHVLKFNNFMFNGEHYLQVSGTAMGTKMAPSYANIFMGNLERNLLTQSPFKPLSWLRFIDDIEMKWVDNRNNLDDFITFVNSFHHSIKFTTEISSFNNTFLDTTSTLVDGKLDFNLHTKPTDSHLYLMTSSCHPPHTFRGIPKGLATRVRRICSTQELYSEQSQLLKSHLCARGYSSHSVQNAIDDLAKEDRLSLLQYKPKNEENKVPFVTTYHPVLRGLNAVLKKNLPILYSNDKMVEVFKNPPMAAFKRPRNLKDMVVRTKLKNPLPNGGFRTCSDTRCLLCKHSSDADDFSSPITGRTYKIFANTSCRTDNCVYLINCKFCQKQYVGETGDLRRRINNHRSTIKTKKIKEPVGEHFNLDDHKWEDMMVLVIDHNPNWTDAERKNKEKFWMHRLKSFRPDGINKLSDFTKMNIN; this comes from the coding sequence ATGGATGTCACATCCCTTTACACCAACATTCCGCATGACGAAGGTATTGCAGCCTGTAAAGAGGTATGGGACGCTAGAGAGGTTCAGATCCCTTCAACTGAATATCTCACCAAGCTCCTAGAGCATGTtctaaaattcaataattttatgtTCAATGGAGAACACTACCTTCAAGTCAGTGGCACTGCTATGGGCACCAAAATGGCACCATCTTACGCCAATATATTCATGGGTAATCTAGAGCGTAACCTACTAACACAGTCACCCTTCAAACCTCTTAGTTGGTTGCGCTTCATAGACGACATCGAAATGAAGTGGGTTGACAACAGAAACAACCTCGATGATTTTATTACCTTTGTCAATTCTTTCCATCATTCTATCAAATTTACGACTGAAATTTCCTCATTCAACAACACGTTTCTTGACACTACTTCAACTTTAGTCGATGGTAAACTCGATTTCAATCTTCATACTAAACCTACAGATTCCCACCTCTATTTAATGACGTCTAGCTGCCACCCACCTCATACGTTTAGAGGCATACCAAAAGGCCTAGCCACCAGAGTCAGACGTATTTGTTCAACTCAAGAACTATACTCTGAGCAAAGTCAACTCCTAAAATCCCACTTATGTGCCAGGGGCTACAGCTCGCACTCTGTACAGAATGCAATTGATGATTTAGCTAAAGAGGATCGTTTATCCCTTCTGCAATATAAACCCAAAAACGAAGAAAACAAGGTCCCATTTGTCACTACTTACCACCCTGTCCTTAGGGGCCTAAATGCAGTCTTAAAGAAGAACCTACCAATCCTTTACAGCAATGATAAAATGGTTGAGGTTTTCAAAAACCCCCCAATGGCAGCTTTCAAGCGCCCTAGAAACCTTAAGGACATGGTGGTAAGAACCAAACTAAAGAACCCTCTGCCTAATGGTGGCTTTAGAACTTGTTCTGACACCAGATGTCTGTTGTGCAAACACAGCTCTGATGCAGACGACTTCTCTAGCCCCATTACTGGCCGTACTTACAAAATTTTCGCAAATACTTCTTGTCGTACGGACAATTGTGTATATCtcatcaattgtaaattttgtcagaaacAATACGTAGGGGAAACAGGAGACCTCCGCAGGCGCATCAATAATCATCGTTCCAccatcaaaactaagaaaattaaagaacccgtcggggaacattttaatttagatgATCACAAATGGGAGGACATGATGGTTTTGGTCATTGATCACAACCCTAACTGGACAGATGCGgagagaaaaaacaaagaaaaattttggatgcatagactgaagtcattccgccctgacggcattaacaaattaagtgacttcaccaaaatgaacatcaactaA
- the LOC105326034 gene encoding uncharacterized protein isoform X2 — translation MAEAASLSSSSTDTLLEKTYIYAENPYGSACGIYKQSDVCILTCDRSKCYAPHYASFISLSKGGNLPIDVYSLKMSEMNRSEEQESNAVIFAIFVCKHNQKHFEQCWRRLRVNSIVVLGSVGKIMSDVPECCYRNIERKENMLQFYYEIKSAVLKNRDDNVYHEIDSNSLCEMKKDAIKSYQRADRKHKHKPFTVETTETYKENKTKLTIGTTDTYNEDKKEHSSHSEKARDVYLDVQTLLPSQSHLGSFVFQSYILPMENYDELENKHPEDIVSRYNEGRCKNSIDFEKYIGTTLIKKCVDGKYIHCLVKILSCQKRRIQLNAFRYIEKMLYSLDVRLCNTQDLLHGITDLLSLVELWSGDQELLLLLLNSALTMLIILFMSFNARVDVSIKNDTRDVCKNAKEKMNKVEHLHNTDEILTSAFDNLRKSAECFCDHLETVSVLRMGNWSDAMKKNSNREKIIKDFPEMSELEQSTVIFGLLNQVMIQAGGNQTTLFNILCTCIETTLNIRRKDNISIFPMLQLTTKMMNMTLETSYYQAEETMNVFSLYLDDVIVHQSVRKFLLKEIECLLFHKDKLIVNKMFSFMSKIRMHLPYDLRQITVSHVEKSLQPLDISIDSETNSTGSNTISSPQWTTFKGAVNNKNVSVHILIPSKDCIMKGIMEDYRKNSTQKDLLKEHEQQRDVLYLLCREGKTPLVLPLVAFQCRPLPPFYITLQDQNSVLLSDYLLSKRNWKDWVPFRKLCTMAADILNAVKFLHSRDIIHRGLTASCFSVREDGSVYLSNLVTASDGHLSEFIAECTRQPLRWSAPESILYDKYSKESDVYMVGQLLYELFTHGCHPYTELYGYSLDYVLELIVFQNLKPRQWPCIPKAIHEVILHFVNYDPPKRRSLNNGLRDLNNILLEFPSYRASRKRLSQSHKEDLRYPDIDPLLPKEPQTELPTFFQQIKNQIGKTNPSMYYENLGKSKRRTSNSLAISEADITSSEVPYILKEHFTTCVSGESLSQLSLRRCFGDPDDEENKLKYSWLVHLAVHFIGLLHERNWILRDICCQNLYLSSNMQKVFSTKLGRMAYLRQQDGLDDSIIDEIFFDRKNWFPLEVLQHKRYSKEGDVYMLAMAIYEFYMGLQINLESPVLSYLNCIPFCKIPKDELTKHLLSGEVPQQPIYCPDELYEIMVKCWNRDRTRRPSCSEFLQVATSLVKENVYFSFYIHAKDGWHNQGTPPLPPRSSNTLSNSTITVPCNQKDKTNGSIDNRGIGYQSTLKYDNVAQRQFSSSQGFDRKDSKRSNLRRVNYFNFGSLRKSRFESQSDYQLCKTISPQGSVDNLSIHSLYASVTSATNSSLRSSFSLANKSSDSSLSLANANSDSSISLANKSSEWSFPVENASLDSDLSIANLSSSDSVFSKGPDQNHISVTTLMTAMTEKTKDLETVTLDPPPVACRYDAALLVDKDQKIEEDYSYAQTQNGEDNLDYVNQDVEEEDSFLTPVFV, via the exons ATGGCGGAAGCCGCTTCACTTAGTAGTAGTTCAACAGACACACTTCTAGAGAAGACATATATATATGCAGAGAATCCATATGGATCAGCCTGTGGTATATATAAGCAGTCGGATGTTTGCATTTTGACTTGTGACCGTTCTAAATGCTATGCCCCTCACTATGCATCGTTTATATCTCTCAGTAAGGGAGGCAACCTACCGATAGATGTTTACAGTTTGAAAATGTCTGAAATGAACAGATCTGAAGAACAAGAATCAAATGCTGTTATATTTGCAATCTTTGTATGCAAACATAACCAGAAACATTTCGAACAATGCTGGAGAAGACTAAGAGTGAATTCTATCGTTGTTTTAGGAAGCGTAGGAAAAATAATGTCTGATGTACCTGAATGTTGTTATCGTAAcattgaaagaaaagaaaacatgttacagttttattatgaaataaagtCAGCAGTATTAAAAAACAGAGATGATAACGTTTACCATGAAATCGATAGCAATTCCCTAtgtgaaatgaaaaaagatGCTATAAAATCTTACCAAAGGGCTGACCGGAAACACAAACATAAACCATTTACTGTTGAAACAACTGAAAcgtacaaagaaaacaagacaAAGTTAACTATTGGGACAACTGACACTTACAACGAAGACAAGAAAGAGCATTCAAGTCATTCTGAAAAAGCGAGAGATGTATATCTGGACGTACAAACTCTACTGCCTTCGCAAAGTCATTTAGGCTCATTTGTTTTCCAAAGCTATATTTTACCAATGGAAAACTATGATG AATTAGAAAACAAGCATCCGGAAGATATTGTCTCAAGATACAATGAAGGAAGATGCAAAAATTCGATTGATTtcgaaaaatatattggtaccactttgataaaaaaatgtgttgatGGCAAATACATTCATTGCTTAGTTAAAATTCTATCGTGCCAAAAAAGAAGAATCCAACTTAACGCCTTTAGAtacattgaaaaaatgttatattcatTAGATGTACGACTCTGCAACACTCAGGATTTACTGCATGGAATCACTGACCTACTTTCGTTGGTTGAACTATGGTCTGGTGATCAGGAACTTCTTCTTCTATTATTGAATAGTGCGTTGACCATGTTAATCATTCTCTTCATGTCCTTTAACGCAAGAGTGGACGTTTCTATCAAAAATGACACCAGAGACGTATGTAAAAACGCCAAAGAGAAAATGAATAAGGTGGAACATCTTCATAACACCGATGAAATACTGACAAGCGCCTTTGATAACCTTCGGAAATCCGCCGAATGTTTTTGTGATCACTTGGAAACGGTGTCGGTACTTCGAATGGGAAACTGGTCAGATGCAATGAAGAAAAACAGCAACAGagagaaaataataaaagacttTCCTGAAATGAGTGAGTTAGAGCAGTCTACGGTAATATTCGGCCTTTTAAATCAG GTTATGATTCAGGCAGGCGGAAATCAGACCACTCTTTTTAACATATTGTGTACTTGCATAGAAACGACCTTAAATATAAGAAGGAAAGACAATATTTCAATCTTCCCCATGCTTCAACTAACAACCAAAATGATGAATATGACCTTAGAGACGTCATATTACCAAG cTGAAGAAACCATGAATGTATTCAGTTTGTACTTAGATGATGTGATTGTCCATCAATCTGTTCGAAAGTTCCTTCTGAAAGAAATTGAGTGTTTGCTTTTTCATAAAGACAAACTCATCGTcaacaaaatgttttcttttatgaGCAAAATCAGGATGCATTTGCCCTATGATCTAAGACAGATCACAGTTTCTCACGTCGAAAAATCGCTTCAACCGTTGGATATATCCATTGACAGCGAAACCAACTCCACTGGTAGCAACACAATATCTAGTCCACAATGGACAACGTTTAAAGGGGCTGTGAATAATAAAAACGTTAGTGTTCACATTCTCATACCATCTAAAGACTGCATTATGAAAGGAATAATGGAAGATTACAGAAAAAACTCAACACAGAAAGATCTTCTCAAAGAACACGAACAGCAGAGAGATGTGCTCTATTTGTTATGCCGTGAAGGAAAGACGCCGCTAGTTTTGCCTCTTGTTGCATTTCAGTGTCGACCGCTACCGCCTTTTTACATCACATTACAAGATCAAAATAGTGTACTCCTGTCCGATTATCTTTTGTCAAAAAGAAACTGGAAAGACTGGGTTCCATTTAGAAAGCTTTGTACAATGGCAGCTGATATTCTAAACGCTGTGAAGTTTTTGCATTCCAGAGACATTATTCATCGTGGTCTCACTGCATCTTGTTTTTCTGTCAGAGAAGACGGATCGGTTTACCTGTCAAATCTTGTCACTGCATCAGATGGCCATTTATCGGAATTCATAGCAG AATGCACAAGACAGCCCCTAAGATGGTCCGCCCCGGAGTCAATCCTGTACGATAAATACAGTAAAGAGAGTGATGTGTACATGGTTGGACAACTCCTTTACGAACTGTTTACACATGGATGTCATCCATATACAGAGCTTTATGGATATTCTTTAGATTATGTTTTGGAATTG ATTGTCTTTCAAAATCTTAAACCAAGACAGTGGCCATGCATTCCAAAGGCAATTCACGAAGTCATATTGCATTTTGTAAATTACGATCCCCCAAAAAGGAGATCTTTGAATAATGGACTAAGAGACCTTAACAATATCTTGCTTGAATTTCCGTCATATCGAG CTTCTAGAAAAAGACTGAGTCAATCACACAAAGAGGACCTACGATATCCAGATATTGATCCTTTACTGCCTAAAGAACCACAGACA GAACTACCAACATTCTTTCAACAAATTAAGAATCAGATTGGTA AGACAAACCCTTCAATGTATTATGAAAATTTGGGTAAATCCAAGAGGAGGACTAGTAATAGTCTTGCAATATCTGAAGCCGATATTACTTCCAGTGAAGTCCCATATATATTAAAAGAG CATTTTACAACATGTGTGTCTGGGGAATCACTCTCACAACTGTCACTGAGGAGGTGCTTTGGAGACCCAGAcgatgaagaaaataaattgaaatattcttGGCTCGTACACCTTGCCGTGCACTTTATTGGTTTGTTACACGAGAGGAACTGGATCTTACGTGACATATGCTGTCAGAATCTGTATTTGAGCAGCAACATGCAAAAG GTGTTCAGCACAAAACTAGGGCGAATGGCGTACCTAAGACAACAGGATGGTTTGGATGACAGTatcattgatgaaattttctttgatCGTAAAAACTG GTTCCCTCTTGAAGTTTTGCAACATAAGCGATATTCCAAAGAAGGAGACGTGTACATGCTTGCAATGGCAATATACGAGTTCTACATGGGCCTTCAAATAAATTTAGAGAGTCCCGTTTTGTCGTATTTGAACTGTATTCCCTTTTGTAAAATTCCAAAAGATGAG TTAACTAAACATCTTTTGTCTGGAGAGGTGCCACAACAGCCTATATATTGTCCTGACGAACTTTATGAGATAATGGTCAAGTGTTGGAACAGAGATAGAACCAGGAGACCCTCCTGTTCTGAATTCCTACAGGTTGCAACCAG CTTAGTGAAAGAGAATGTATACTTTTCCTTCTACATTCATGCAAAAGATGGATGGCATAACCAGGGTACTCCTCCCCTTCCACCAAGAAGTTCAAATACCTTATCCAATTCAACAATTACAGTACCATGTAATCAAAAAGACAAAACCAACGGATCAATAGACAACCGTGGCATTGGGTATCAAAGTACACTTAAGTACGATAACGTTGCCCAAAGACAGTTTTCTTCCTCTCAGGGATTTGATAGGAAGGATTCAAAACGCAGCAATTTGAGGAGGGTTAATTATTTTAACTTTGGATCCTTGCGCAAATCAAGGTTTGAAAGTCAAAGTGATTATCAATTATGTAAAACTATATCGCCTCAGGGTAGTGTGGATAATTTAAGTATCCACAGTCTCTATGCTTCGGTTACCTCCGCCACAAATTCGAGTTTACGCTCGAGTTTTTCATTGGCAAATAAAAGTTCAGACTCGAGTTTATCACTGGCAAATGCAAATTCAGACTCGAGTATTTCATTGGCAAATAAAAGTTCAGAATGGAGTTTCCCAGTGGAAAATGCTAGTTTAGACTCGGATTTATCTATAGCAAATTTAAGTTCTAGTGATTCTGTCTTTTCAAAAGGACCTGACCAAAATCACATATCAGTTACAACGCTGATGACAGCGATGACtgaaaaaacaaaagatttagaaaCAGTCACATTAGATCCACCGCCAGTTGCCTGTAGGTATGACGCAGCATTACTTGTAGATAAGGACCAAAAAATTGAGGAAGATTATAGTTATGCACAAACCCAGAATGGTGAAGACAATTTAGATTATGTGAACCAAGATGTTGAAGAGGAAGACAGTTTTCTGACCCCAGTGTTTGTATAA